In Streptomyces sp. NBC_00683, the DNA window CAGGGCGGCCTGGACTTCACCACCGGCCGCACGGCCGCCTCCTCCCAGAACCTGTACGGCTGGGCCGAGGAGTCCAAGTACGCGACCCCGTTCGTCACCGACCCCGCGAAGCGCTCGCAGGTCATCGGCACGATCGACTTCGCGGACGAGATCGACGCGTCCGCGGTCGCCAAGGTGTTGCGCGCCAACGGGATCGTCGACACGGAGCCGTACCGCAAGCTGGGCCGCAACCAGCTGCGCGTGGCGATGTTCCCGGCGATCGACCCGGCGGACGTCCAGGCACTGACGGCCTGCATCGACTACGTGATCGACAAGCTGTAGCGGTTACGCGTACGGGACGGCCCTGCACCCCTCACGGGTGCGGGGCCGTCTCTGCTTCACTCGACCGGGTGGCGCACCGCCTGCGGGACGAACCGCCCTACGCTGATGGTCTCGACACCAGCCATTCCAGGAGGCCCGCAATGTCTGCAGCAGCAGTCGAGCACCCCTGTGACGGTGAGCCGGAATCTCTGCTCGAGAGCGCCAACCGGCTCTCGGAGCAGCTCCCGCCGGGTTACCGCGTCGAGATCATCGGAGGCGTCATCACCGTTGCCCCATCCCCGGACGGCCCGCACGCCGACGCGCTGACCACACTCGTGCTCGCGTTCGGAGCTACGGGGCTGCATGGCGAGGAGTCCAGAGTCCTTCAGGGACCAGGAATCTGGCTGCCCAGTGGGCCACAGGACTATGCGATCCCCGACCTCGCCCTGGTCGACGCGGATTACCGGGAGCACCCGGCGGAGAACGCCACCTACGACCCCAGTGTCTTCCGCCTGGTCCTTGAGGTCACCTCCAGCAACTATCAGAACGACCTCCGTAACAAGGTCTCCGCCTACGCCTATGCCAAGATCCCTGTCTATGTCATCCTCGACCGCCGCCACGGCCGCGTGCATGTACTGACGGAGCCGGCCGACGGCACATACGACAGCCATGAGGTCTACGCCCCCGGCCAGACAGCCGAGCTCCCCGACTCCATCGGTGCCAAGGTGACGCTCGACGTGGCGGAGCTGGTGGCGGCCGGCCGGCCCCGCGCGTAACACCTGTCGCTACCTGGGCTTGCGGGCCAGCAGGAAGGCCTGGGGAGTCGGCTCGGGGAAGGCGCTCTCCTCGTCGATCTCCCGCACCGTCCGGGCCTTCATCGTCAGGCCGGCCGTGACCAACAGCTCCGCCATCCGCTCCGGTCGGCGACGGATGAAGTCGAGTTCGATGTCGCGCCCCCACGCATCCGTCCGGCGCACCACCTCCTCGCCTGCCTGGAACCCGAGCAGGAGGTGACCGCCGGGGGCGAGGACCCGGTAGAACTCGGCGAAGACCTGCGGCAGTTGCTCGTCCGGTACGTGGATCGTGGAGTACCAGGCCAGCAGCCCGCCCAGCCCGCCGTCCGGCAGGTCCAGATCGAGCATCGACCCTTCCTCGAACCGCAGATCCGGGTAGTGCCGCCGCGCCTCCGCGAGCATCCCCGGAGACAGGTCGATGCCGAACACGTCGACACCCAGAGCGTGCAGATGCTCCGTCACCCGTCCGGTTCCGCAGCCCACGTCGGCCACGGGCCCACCGCCCTCGGCAGTGACGAGTTCAGCGAAGCCCGCCAGTACGGCTCGGTCGATGGGCTTGGCGGCGAGCTCGTCCTGGAAGTGTGCGGCGTATTCGTCGGCGAAGGCGTCGTACGACGCGCGGGTGGTCGTCAGGAAGGCGGGTTCGGTCATGGCCGGACACCCTACTCCGCGGGGTGACCGGCGTCAGGGTGACAGTGCGACGCCCAGCGAATCGGCGCCCATCACCTTCGGGGCGCCCTTCTCGTAGAAGACGTCGAGTTCCGTCACCTTGAATCCGGCGGTCGTCAGCAGGTCGACGATCGGCCGGGTGAGATGGCACCCGCCGAAGATCCGTTGCTCCAGCGGATCGAGGCGTCGCTGCCACCGGCGGACGTTGTCGTCCGCCTCCGGGGCCAGCCCGTGCTCCACGAAGTGCAGTTCCCCGCCGGGTTCGAGGACGCGCCGCACCTCGCGCAGGGCGGCGGCGGCGTCGGGGATGGTGCACAGCGTCCAGGTGGACAGGGCGGCGTCGAAACTGTCGTCCTCGAACGGCAGCGACTGACCGTCCAGACCGGCGCGCCGCACCGGGACGCCCGACGCCTTGATGCGTTTGCCGGCGAGTTCCCACGCGACCGAGGAGGGCTCGACCGCGTCCACACCGGCGACGGCCTCCGGGTAGAAGGGAACGTTGTGGCCCGAGCCGAAGCCGATCTCGACGACGGTGCCGCTCAGGCCCTCGCAGACCCGTTGCCGCAGCGGTGCTGCTGTCTTCATCCCGCAGGCGACGTTGACGATCCTCGGCACGACCTGCTCCGTGTAGAAGCCCATCGTGACCTCCGTACCTCCTTTCCAGCATGGCACCGGAGCAGGCAGGACGCACCGACCCGGAGCGCTCACCCCGGCTGTTCGGCCTGCGGGGCGCCGCCGTCGGTGAGGTCCCTGTGCCAGCGCACCTCGCCGTCCTCCCACACGTCGGTCGGGGCGAGCCCCGCCGCGGTGGCCACCGCTGCCGATGCCGTGTGGCCAGGGTGGACGTGCGCGAGAACGGTTCGGACGCCCTCGTCCCGCAGGTGCTCGACGAGTCCGGCCGCCGCCTCCTTCGCGTACCCCCGGCCCTGCCACGCGCCCCCGACCACCCAGGCGATCTCGGCCCGCGAACCGCGCACGGTCGCCTGTACGTAGCCGGCCAGGCACCCGTCGGCACGTACCCGGAGCACCCAGTTCCACCACTGCTCGGCGGGGTCCGGGGAGCCTGCGCTCTGGCGGGCGTAGCGGGCGCGCAGGGTGTCCGTGTCCTCCGGGGCGCCTCCCGTGTACGTGTACAGGGCGGGGTCGGCGAGGACGGCGGTCATCTCGTCCGCGTGCGCGACGTCGAGCGGCAGCGCGTCGAGTCGGCTGGTGGAGAAGGCTTCGGGCCCGTTGTCCGGCATGGGGCCCGACCCTACGCGGGCCCCGTGCCGCCCGGTCAGCGGCTGAGCCGCTGGAACCTGCGTACCGCCAGCGGCAGGAACACCAGCGTGATCACCAGGGGCCACCCCAGCGCCATCAGCAGCGCGTGCTCCTCGACCCATGTGCCGCCGCTCGCCACCGGGTTGCCGAACAGTTCCCGGGACGCGGTCACCGTCGAGGACACCGGGTTCCACGCGGCGACCGTGCCCAGCCAGCCGGGCATCAGCGAGGGGGCGACCAGGGCGCTGGAGATCATCGTGACGGGGAAGGCGATGGCGTACAGGCCGCCCGCCGACTCCGCGTTCGGGACGAGCAGGCCCAGCCAGACGCCCACCCAGATCAGGCTGAAGCGCAGCAGCAGAAGCAGCCCGAACGCGCCCACGGCCTCCATCGGGCTGCCGCCCGCGCGCCAGCCGATCGCCAGTGCGGTGAGGGCCAGGATCGTCAACTCGGCGCAGGCCACCACCAGGTCGGCGACCCCGCGGCCGGCGGAGACCGCGGACGGGGCCATCGGCATCGAGCGGAAACGGTCGATGACCCCCTTGCCGGAGTCGGTCACCACGGCCATCGCGGTGTTCATGAAGCCCATGGTCATGGTCGTGGCGAACATGCCGGGCATCAGGAACTCCCGGTAGTCGCCGCCGCCCGGCACCTTCATCGCGCTGCCGAAGACGTACCCGTACAGCAGGACGGACACGATGGGAAAGCCGAGCTGCCAGATGATGGCGACGGGCTGGCGCTGGTAGTGGGTGAGGCTGCGCCTCGTGACGTTCCAGGTGTCGACGAGCGCCCAGAGGGCCCGGCTCCGCTCGGGGCCGGTGCGGGCGGGCAGTTCGAGCGCGGTCATGCCGCGACCTCCATCTTCGTGTCGTTTCCGGAGTCCGCCCCGGTGTCCGCCTCTGCCCCGTGTCCCGTCAGGCGCAGGAACACGTCGTCCAGGCTGGGCCTGCGCAGCCCGATGTCCTCGACCGCGATCCCCTCGTCCTGGAGGGCGCGTGCCACTTCGGTCAGTGCGGCCACCCGGTCCGCGACCTGGGCGTGCACCCGGCGGTCCGCCTCGTCGGTCACGACCGGTCCGCCGCCGGCCACCCGGTCCACGGCCTTCACCACGGCCGGGATGTCGGCCGCCTCGGCGGCGACGACTTCGATCCGGTCGCCGCCGACCCGGTTCTTGAGCCCGTCGGGGCTGTCGTCGGCGATGGACCGGCCCCGGTCGATGACGGTGATGTGCGAGGCGAGCTTGTCGGCCTCGTCCAGGTACTGCGTGGTCAGCAGGACCGTCGTACCGCCGGCGACCAGTGCCCGTACCGCGCCCCACACCTCGCCCCGGCTGCGCGGGTCGAGCCCGGTCGTCGGCTCGTCCAGGAACAGCACCGTGGGCGCGAGGATCATCGAGGCGGCGAGATCGAGCCGCCTCCGCATGCCCCCGCTGTACGCCTTGACCCCCTGGTCGGCGGCGTCCACGAGGTCGAACCGCTCCAGCAGTTCGCCGGCCCGCTTCCGCGCCCCGGTCCCGCCCAGGTGGAAGAGGCGGCCGAACATCTCCAGGTTCTGCCGGCCCGTGAGCACCTCGTCAACGGCGGCGTACTGCCCGGTGAGCCCGATCCTGCTCCGTACGCGCCGGGGCTCGCGCGCGACGTCCAGGCCCGCGACCTCGGCCCGGCCCCCATCGAACCGCAGGAGGGTGGCGAGCACCCTGACGGCGGTGGTCTTGCCGGCCCCGTTGGGCCCGAGCAGGCCGTGGACGGTGCCCGGGCGGACTGCCAGGTCGAATCCGTCGAGCGCCCGTTTCTCCGCCACCCCCTTCTTCGCCCCGTAGCGCTTCACGACCCCTTCGGCCAGCACGGCATATCCGGACGCGGACATGGCTCACTCCCCTCACCACGAAGAACTGAGTACGTCGTACCCAGATGAGAGTACACCGTACCCAGTTCCTGTTCAGGGGATTACCCTGAGCCCATGACGAAGAGCGGACCGACAGCGGCGACGGACGGCACGACCACCGGAAGCGGCGACATCGGACGCAGTCTCGAACTCCTGTGGGGCACCGGCGAACGCCCCAGCCGCGGCCCCAAGCCGGGCCTCACGCTCGACCGGATCGTCGCCGCCGCCGTAGATGTCGCCGACACGGAAGGCCTCGCGGCTCTCTCGATGCGCCGGCTCTCCTCCGAGCTCGGCACCGGCACGATGTCGCTCTACCGGTACGTCCCCGGCAAGGCCGAACTGCTCGACCTCATGCTCGACCGGGTCCTCGGCGAACCGCTCTCGGCGGACGCCTCACAGGTGCCGTCCGACTGGCGGGTGGCCGTCGACGCGATGGCCCACACCTACCGGGAGAACCTCCGCGCGCACCCCTGGCTCCTCAAGATCAACCAGGCGCGCACGGTCCTGGGCCCCAGCGCCCTGCGCGGCCTGGAGCTCGCCCTGACCGGACTCAGGGGCATGGGACTGCGGGACCCCGAGCTGATCGGCGTGATCATCACGGTCAACAGCTTCGTCGAGGGCCTCGCCCGGACGGAGAACCACGCGACGGAGGCCGCCCAGCAGACGGGCCTGAGCGACGCCGCCTTCTGGGAGGGCCAGCGCCCCTACCTGGAGCGGGCCATGCTCAGCGGCGAGTACCCGTACATGGCCGCGCTGTCCGAGGACGCGTTCGGGGCCGACTTCGATCACTTCGCGTTCGGCCT includes these proteins:
- a CDS encoding Uma2 family endonuclease, with the translated sequence MSAAAVEHPCDGEPESLLESANRLSEQLPPGYRVEIIGGVITVAPSPDGPHADALTTLVLAFGATGLHGEESRVLQGPGIWLPSGPQDYAIPDLALVDADYREHPAENATYDPSVFRLVLEVTSSNYQNDLRNKVSAYAYAKIPVYVILDRRHGRVHVLTEPADGTYDSHEVYAPGQTAELPDSIGAKVTLDVAELVAAGRPRA
- a CDS encoding class I SAM-dependent DNA methyltransferase; the protein is MTEPAFLTTTRASYDAFADEYAAHFQDELAAKPIDRAVLAGFAELVTAEGGGPVADVGCGTGRVTEHLHALGVDVFGIDLSPGMLAEARRHYPDLRFEEGSMLDLDLPDGGLGGLLAWYSTIHVPDEQLPQVFAEFYRVLAPGGHLLLGFQAGEEVVRRTDAWGRDIELDFIRRRPERMAELLVTAGLTMKARTVREIDEESAFPEPTPQAFLLARKPR
- a CDS encoding class I SAM-dependent methyltransferase is translated as MGFYTEQVVPRIVNVACGMKTAAPLRQRVCEGLSGTVVEIGFGSGHNVPFYPEAVAGVDAVEPSSVAWELAGKRIKASGVPVRRAGLDGQSLPFEDDSFDAALSTWTLCTIPDAAAALREVRRVLEPGGELHFVEHGLAPEADDNVRRWQRRLDPLEQRIFGGCHLTRPIVDLLTTAGFKVTELDVFYEKGAPKVMGADSLGVALSP
- a CDS encoding GNAT family N-acetyltransferase — protein: MPDNGPEAFSTSRLDALPLDVAHADEMTAVLADPALYTYTGGAPEDTDTLRARYARQSAGSPDPAEQWWNWVLRVRADGCLAGYVQATVRGSRAEIAWVVGGAWQGRGYAKEAAAGLVEHLRDEGVRTVLAHVHPGHTASAAVATAAGLAPTDVWEDGEVRWHRDLTDGGAPQAEQPG
- a CDS encoding ABC transporter permease, which encodes MTALELPARTGPERSRALWALVDTWNVTRRSLTHYQRQPVAIIWQLGFPIVSVLLYGYVFGSAMKVPGGGDYREFLMPGMFATTMTMGFMNTAMAVVTDSGKGVIDRFRSMPMAPSAVSAGRGVADLVVACAELTILALTALAIGWRAGGSPMEAVGAFGLLLLLRFSLIWVGVWLGLLVPNAESAGGLYAIAFPVTMISSALVAPSLMPGWLGTVAAWNPVSSTVTASRELFGNPVASGGTWVEEHALLMALGWPLVITLVFLPLAVRRFQRLSR
- a CDS encoding ATP-binding cassette domain-containing protein is translated as MSASGYAVLAEGVVKRYGAKKGVAEKRALDGFDLAVRPGTVHGLLGPNGAGKTTAVRVLATLLRFDGGRAEVAGLDVAREPRRVRSRIGLTGQYAAVDEVLTGRQNLEMFGRLFHLGGTGARKRAGELLERFDLVDAADQGVKAYSGGMRRRLDLAASMILAPTVLFLDEPTTGLDPRSRGEVWGAVRALVAGGTTVLLTTQYLDEADKLASHITVIDRGRSIADDSPDGLKNRVGGDRIEVVAAEAADIPAVVKAVDRVAGGGPVVTDEADRRVHAQVADRVAALTEVARALQDEGIAVEDIGLRRPSLDDVFLRLTGHGAEADTGADSGNDTKMEVAA
- a CDS encoding TetR/AcrR family transcriptional regulator, which encodes MTKSGPTAATDGTTTGSGDIGRSLELLWGTGERPSRGPKPGLTLDRIVAAAVDVADTEGLAALSMRRLSSELGTGTMSLYRYVPGKAELLDLMLDRVLGEPLSADASQVPSDWRVAVDAMAHTYRENLRAHPWLLKINQARTVLGPSALRGLELALTGLRGMGLRDPELIGVIITVNSFVEGLARTENHATEAAQQTGLSDAAFWEGQRPYLERAMLSGEYPYMAALSEDAFGADFDHFAFGLGRLIDGFEVLVEQRARG